One genomic segment of Drosophila melanogaster chromosome 3R includes these proteins:
- the eloF gene encoding elongase F, which yields MFAPIDPVKIPVVSNPWITMGTLIGYLLFVLKLGPKIMEHRKPFHLNGVIRIYNIFQILYNGLILVLGVHFLFVLKAYQISCIVSLPMDHKYKDRERLICTLYLVNKFVDLVETIFFVLRKKDRQISFLHVFHHFAMAFFGYLYYCFHGYGGVAFPQCLLNTAVHVIMYAYYYLSSISKEVQRSLWWKKYITIAQLVQFAIILLHCTITLAQPNCAVNRPLTYGCGSLSAFFAVIFSQFYYHNYIKPGKKSAKQNKN from the exons ATGTTCGCTCCGATAGATCCTGTAAAGATACCCGTTGTAAGCAATCCATGGATAACCATGGGCACATTGATTGGCTATCTGCTGTTTGTGCTCAAGCTGGGCCCCAAAATCATGGAGCACCGAAAGCCCTTCCATTTGAATGGCGTCATCAGGATCTACAACATATTCCAGATCCTTTACAATGGTCTAATACTCGTTTTA GGAGTTCACTTCCTGTTTGTCCTGAAAGCCTACCAAATCAGTTGCATTGTTAGCCTGCCGATGGATCACAAATATAAGGATAGAGAGCGTTTGATTTGCACTTTGTACCTGGTGAACAAATTCGTAGACCTTGTGGAAACCATTTTCTTTGTGCTCCGCAAAAAGGACAGACAGATATCCTTCCTGCACGTCTTCCATCATTTTGCGATGGCATTTTTTGGATATCTCTACTACTGCTTCCACGGATACGGTGGCGTTGCCTTTCCACAGTGCCTGCTAAACACCGCCGTCCACGTGATTATGTACGCCTACTACTATCTATCCTCGATCAGCAAGGAGGTGCAGAGAAGTCTCTGGTGGAAGAAATACATCACAATTGCTCAGCTGGTCCAGTTCGCCATTATTCTGCTCCACTGTACCATCACGCTGGCACAGCCCAACTGCGCGGTCAACAGACCCTTGACCTACGGATGCGGATCGCTTTCAGCGTTTTTTGCAGTGATATTTAGCCAA
- the CG8534 gene encoding uncharacterized protein, giving the protein MADLLNGTLIISEDPVRLPLIGSPWPSLTIVSLYLLFVLKLGRKFMENRKPYDLRRVIRAYNIMQIVYNGVILIAGLHFLFVLKAYDLRCITKLPLDHELKSRERWLTYSYFFNKFMDLLETVFFVLRKKDRQISFLHVFHHLVMSFGGYLHITFNGYGGTLFPLCLLNVAVHVIMYAYYYLSSVSKDVQTSRWKKYITIVQLVQFILVLANFSYTLMQPDCNASRTVIYTGMFISTTFILMFANFYIHNYILNGSKQKSALKSD; this is encoded by the exons ATGGCCGATTTACTCAATGGAACCCTAATCATTTCGGAGGATCCTGTCCGCCTGCCACTCATCGGAAGTCCATGGCCATCGCTGACCATCGTTTCGCTCTATCTGCTGTTTGTCTTGAAGTTAGGCAGGAAGTTCATGGAGAACAGAAAGCCCTACGATCTCCGCAGAGTCATCAGGGCATACAACATTATGCAGATTGTCTACAACGGCGTTATTCTGATAGCG GGTCTTCACTTTTTGTTCGTCCTGAAGGCCTACGACCTGCGATGCATCACCAAACTGCCGCTGGATCACGAGCTGAAGAGCCGAGAAAGATGGTTGACCTACTCGTACTTCTTCAACAAGTTCATGGATCTGCTGGAGACTGTGTTCTTTGTGCTGCGCAAGAAGGATCGCCAGATATCCTTCCTGCACGTCTTCCACCACCTGGTGATGTCCTTTGGCGGATACCTGCACATTACCTTCAACGGCTATGGAGGCACTCTGTTCCCATTATGCCTGCTCAATGTGGCGGTCCATGTGATCATGTACGCCTACTACTACCTGTCCTCCGTCAGCAAGGATGTGCAGACGAGTCGGTGGAAGAAGTACATCACCATTGTCCAGCTGGTCCAGTTCATCCTGGTGCTGGCGAACTTTAGCTACACCCTGATGCAGCCCGATTGCAATGCCTCCCGAACTGTGATATATACTGGCATGTTCATTTCCACGACCTTCATCCTGATGTTTGCCAACTTCTACATTCACAACTACATACTGAATGGAAGCAAACAGAAGAGCGCGTTGAAATCCGATTGA
- the FBXO11 gene encoding F-box protein 11, isoform B produces the protein MPSASFTSSRTYVRRSRRKGANRIAMPNRPTGNIMDPMLQQNVTAAGAGASASGSNSNAASSSGAGGVGNNNASSSGSSGATSTSGSAAAAASAAGPTAAGASSSAEYFDSGQGASGSSGAASSGFSGSFYNALQMMDTTESSGAGTSQSTPPALGASSTTASKSTCATVGSSTASTSAAAAAAASASAGSSHQSPYDLRRKISASSHEQWPTSSSSAVAAAAAILVGPSSSSPPLVNPGASPSSSSSSSSSSSSSSSASSSSSSSNVQAPSTSATFPVNNAPTTGATLAQPPNVHSSVPQQHCGALPVGAAIEDNNYMLPARKRSRRLYTQGGEMGPSAGATGEAAGAGTAASGGAGCAPTAAQYLQYELPDEVLLAIFSYLMEQDLCRLALVCKRFNTIANDTELWKRLYQSVFEYDLPLFNPELCKFVFEKPEESEYANPWKESFRQLYRGVHVRPGYQERRSSGRSIVFFNTIQAALDYPEERAAAGVFVPAGAGAGNVVSAGLSNTSASAGVGGASVNALVNIYEEQVAPTEHPGPLIFLHAGHYKGEYLFIDSDVALVGAAPGNVAESVILEREAGSTVMFVEGAKYAYVGYLTLKFSPEVTSTVSHHKHYCLDIGENCSPTVDNCIIRSTSVVGAAVCVGGVNANPVIRNCDISDCENVGLYVTDYAQGTYEHNEISRNALAGIWVKNFASPIMRENHIHHGRDVGIFTFENGMGYFEKNDIHNNRIAGFEVKAGANPTVVKCEIHHGQTGGIYVHENGLGQFIENRIHSNNFAGVWITSNSNPTIRKNEIYNGHQGGVYIFGEGRGLIEHNNIYGNALAGIQIRTNSDPIVRHNKIHHGQHGGIYVHEKGQGLIEENEVYSNTLAGVWITTGSTPVLRRNRIHSGKQVGVYFYDNGHGKLEDNDIFNHLYSGVQIRTGSNPVIRGNKIWGGQNGGVLVYNGGLGLLEQNEIFDNAMAGVWIKTDSNPTLKRNKIYDGRDGGICIFNGGKGILEENDIFRNTQAGVLISTQSHPILRRNRIYDGQAAGVEITNNATATLEHNQIFKNKFGGLCLASGVQPITRGNNIFNNEDEVEKAVSSGQCLYKISSYTSFPMHDFYRCQTCNTTDRNAICVNCIKNCHAGHDVEFIRHDRFFCDCGAGTLSNQCQLQGEPTQDTDTLYDSAAPMESHTLMVN, from the exons ATGCCGAGCGCCTCATTCACCTCATCGCGCACCTACGTGCGCCGCTCCCGACGGAAAGGAGCCAACCGGATAGCAATGCCCAACCGGCCGACGGGCAACATTATGGACCCCATGCTTCAGCAGAACGTGACCGCCGCCGGTGCGGGAGCCAGTGCATCCGGTTCCAACAGCAATGCCGCCAGTAGTTCCGGGGCTGGTGGCgttggcaacaacaacgccaGCAGTAGCGGAAGCAGTGGCGCCACCTCCACATCCGGAtctgcagcggcggcagcatcAGCCGCCGGACCTACTGCAGCAGGAGCCTCTAGTTCTGCAGAGTACTTTGACAGCGGCCAAGGAGCTAGTGGATCCAGCGGAGCAGCTTCATCGGGCTTCTCTGGCAGCTTTTACAATGCCCTGCAAATGATGGACACCACTGAGAGTTCGGGCGCCGGCACCAGCCAGTCAACGCCACCGGCATTAGGAGCCTCCTCCACCACCGCTTCGAAGTCCACCTGCGCCACAGTCGGATCTAGTACGGCAAGCACGTCggccgccgcagcagctgcagcctCCGCTTCTGCCGGAAGTAGTCACCAGAGCCCGTACGACTTGCGCCGAAAGATCTCCGCTAGCAGCCACGAACAGTGGCCCACTAGTTCATCTTCCGCCGtggcagcagctgccgcaATACTCGTGGGACCATCGAGCAGCTCCCCGCCACTGGTTAATCCGGGTGCCTCGCCCTCCAGCTCCtcatcgtcctcctcctctAGCTCGTCGTCTTCGTCCGCCTCGTCCTCGAGCTCCTCGTCCAATGTTCAGGCGCCCTCGACCAGCGCCACCTTTCCGGTGAACAATGCACCCACCACTGGAGCCACTCTGGCGCAGCCACCCAATGTCCACAGTTCGGTGCCGCAACAGCATTGTGGAGCACTGCCGGTTGGCGCTGCCATCGAGGATAATAACTACATGCTGCCGGCTAGGAAAAGATCTCGACGCCTCTACACACAAGGCGGAGAGATGGGACCGTCTGCAGGTGCCACAGGTGAAGCAGCCGGAGCTGGAACAGCTGCGTCCGGCGGAGCAGGTTGTGCGCCCACAGCGGCCCAGTACCTTCAGTATGAACTGCCCGACGAGGTACTGCTGGCCATCTTCTCGTATCTTATGGAACAGGACCTATGCCGGCTGGCGCTTGTATGTAAGCGCTTTAACACCATTGCCAACGACACGGAGCTGTGGAAGCGTCTCTATCAGTCTGTCTTTGAGTACGACCTGCCGCTCTTCAACCCGGAACTGTGCAAGTTCGTGTTTGAGAAGCCCGAAGAGTCGGAGTACGCTAATCCGTGGAAAGAGAGCTTCCGCCAGCTGTACCGCGGTGTGCACGTGCGTCCCGGTTACCAGGAGCGTCGCAGCTCTGGCCGTAGTATTGTGTTCTTCAACACCATTCAGGCGGCTCTGGATTACCCAGAAGAGCGAGCGGCTGCAGGAGTTTTTGTGCCAGCCGGTGCAGGAGCCGGCAATGTGGTATCCGCCGGACTGTCCAACACAAGTGCGTCAGCGGGAGTCGGTGGTGCCAGCGTTAACGCACTGGTCAACATCTATGAGGAACAAGTGGCTCCGACCGAGCATCCTGGACCATTGATATTCCTACATGCTGGTCATTACAAGGGGGAATATTTGTTCATCGATTCGGACGTGGCACTTGTTGGTGCAGCGCCTGGCAACGTTGCCGAATCAGTGATCTTGGAACGGGAGGCCGGATCCACTGTGATGTTTGTAGAGGGGGCCAAGTACGCCTACGTGGGTTACCTCACACTCAAGTTTTCGCCTGAAGTTACATCAACAGTATCGCATCACAAGCACTACTGCCTGGACATCGGCGAGAACTGTTCTCCAACTGTGGACAATTGCATCATTCGCTCTACCTCGGTGGTGGGTGCTGCCGTCTGTGTGGGCGGGGTCAACGCCAATCCCGTCATTCGAAACTGCGATATCAGCGACTGCGAAAATGTAGGTCTATACGTCACCGACTACGCCCAGGGAACATACGAGCACAACGAGATCAGCCGGAACGCACTGGCGGGCATTTGGGTTAAGAACTTCGCCAGTCCGATTATGCGAGAGAACCACATACACCACGGTCGGGATGTGGGCATTTTTACCTTCGAAAATGGAATG GGCTACTTTGAGAAGAATGATATCCACAACAATCGTATAGCTGGTTTCGAGGTTAAGGCCGGAGCCAATCCTACCGTGGTTAAGTGTGAAATCCATCATGGCCAGACGGGCGGCATTTATGTGCACGAGAACGGACTTGGTCAGTTCATAGAGAACCGAATTCATTCAAATAATTTTGCAG GTGTCTGGATAACCTCCAACAGCAATCCAACGATCCGCAAGAACGAGATCTACAACGGACACCAAGGAGGAGTGTACATCTTTGGCGAGGGTCGGGGTCTTATCGAACACAATAACATTTACGGAAATGCTCTGGCAGGGATTCAAATTCGCACCAATAGTGATCCCATAGTGCGTCACAACAAGATCCATCATGGCCAACACGGCGGCATATATGTACACGAGAAGGGTCAAGGGCTGATAGAGGAGAACGAGGTGTACTCCAATACACTGGCTGGCGTGTGGATAACCACTGGGAGCACTCCAGTATTGCGACGCAATCGAATACATTCGGGAAAGCAAGTGGGAGTCTACTTTTATGACAACGGGCATGGAAAGCTAGAGGACAATGACATATTCAACCACCTGTACTCGGGAGTGCAAATCCGCACGGGCAGCAATCCAGTAATACGCGGCAACAAGATCTGGGGCGGACAGAATGGTGGAGTACTGGTGTATAATGGTGGTCTGGGCTTGTTGGAGCAGAATGAGATATTCGACAATGCCATGGCCGGTGTTTGGATTAAAACGGACTCCAATCCGACGCTAAAGCGCAACAAGATCTATGACGGTCGTGATGGCGGCATCTGCATCTTCAACGGCGGCAAGGGCATCCTTGAGGAAAACGATATATTCCGCAACACACAGGCCGGTGTACTCATCTCGACACAATCCCACCCAATCCTGCGACGGAATCGCATTTACGATGGCCAAGCGGCGGGCGTGGAGATAACCAACAATGCCACCGCCACGCTTGAGCATAATCAGATATTCAAGAACAAGTTTGGTGGGCTGTGCCTAGCCAGCGGCGTTCAGCCCATAACGCGGGGCAACAACATCTTCAACAACGAGGACGAGGTGGAAAAGGCCGTATCCAGCGGGCAGTGCCTGTACAAGATTAGCAGCTACACCTCCTTTCCCATGCACGACTTCTACCGCTGCCAGACCTGCAACACAACCGACCGCAATGCCATATGCGTCAATTGCATTAAGAATTGTCATGCTGGTCATGACGTCGAGTTTATACGACACGATCG CTTCTTTTGCGACTGCGGTGCTGGCACCCTGTCCAATCAGTGTCAACTGCAGGGCGAACCCACTCAGGACACGGACACACTCTACGACTCGGCAGCCCCCATGGAATCACACACACTGATGGTCAACTAG